The DNA region TCTTCACATACCCCACCAGCAGCCCGAGGAACGATATCTGATAAGCAGCCAGTTTGGTCGCGATTCAGAGACAACGGTAGCGGATCTCTCGACCGAGACGCGAAAACCATGCCAACCGTTCTATGACACCCTGCGACGGAAGCGTGATCCTCTGTACCGACGGCTACACGATCTACGACGACATCGAGGACAAGGAGGGGGTGGACGGCCATCTGGCCGTCACCCACTCCGAGACCTACGTGGTCGGCGACACCCACACAAACACGTGTGAGAACCGCCACAGCTTCCTTCGCCAGTGGCTGGCGAAGTTCCAAGGTGTCTCGAAACATCACCTCCAGAAATACCTCGGCTTCCTCGGACTGAAACTCAACTCACCGAATGACTGGTTCGAGAAACTGCTGTGTTACGATGTATCGGGATGAGCGTCGAATATAATAGCCGATTTCATACTTACGGACATAATACGTAAATAGTTTTCTCGCCGAACTCGGTCTGGAGCGCGTCCAACAGCCGGATCGTCGTGTCGCTGTTGAAGTTCTCCTCACACGGGAGAAAGAACGTCTCGCCGGTATCGCTCACCGCCCCGAGTAGCTTGATGCTATCCCACTTGCCCGTCACTGGGAGTGACGAGCGCTCGCCCTCGGGGAACCACGCATAGATCAGCTTCGAGAGGACCTGTCGCGTCTGATCTATGGCGAGGATCGTGTACTCGTCGTCCAGATCGTTCGTCTTTTTTTGAACCCGTCTTGAGCCTGTCTAAGAATTCCGCACTACCAGTCACCCGATATCGGCCGAAGACACCGCTGCACGATTCAGCAAACCGATCCAGCAGCGTCGACAAAAAGAGAACCACGCCCAGTTATCCGGCGATCGCGTTCGCCACTTCGTGGCTGTCCGGCCCTCGGCCGGACCGCCACAGTTTCAGCAGGTTGTGCGTCGCTGAGAACAACGACCACTCCGCTTGTGCCCCCGTCTCCCCGCGTAACAGGAATCGATCGCAGCCGCGGGTGACGTGCTGACCGAACACTGCTTCGACGCTCTGGCTACGCTTGCGGTAGATGCCTCTACCCCGTTTCGTCCGGAGTTTCCGCTCCATGCGTTCTTTCAGCCCGTACCATTTGGGGATCCGCCCTCGTGGCGGATC from Halococcus salifodinae DSM 8989 includes:
- a CDS encoding transposase; translated protein: MVDCDTQVIVAQDITTDANDVQQLKPMLENCEGVNGKRPEKALADAGYWSKANAQLADEQTELFIATTKDWKRRKELREADPPRGRIPKWYGLKERMERKLRTKRGRGIYRKRSQSVEAVFGQHVTRGCDRFLLRGETGAQAEWSLFSATHNLLKLWRSGRGPDSHEVANAIAG